One Maribacter dokdonensis DSW-8 genomic region harbors:
- a CDS encoding DUF4337 domain-containing protein: MLQGKNNKETVEVSVASERAEAIGGVLIALFAALMAISQMVNGELEEEMMIAHNNVVSYSSWYQSKSIKESLKESELDYLHALIESGIVSGDKTDLIEQKISEVEKKIEKYDAEKTEILLGSSQVGKENWVQDIEGEMGKITGVKEWEQLTQTYDYATKKFDYALLFFQICIVLGAVCIIIYDSPALQKGLIVLMIIFGIIGTFLSIYGYTLAP; this comes from the coding sequence ATGTTACAGGGTAAAAACAATAAAGAAACAGTAGAAGTATCGGTTGCATCTGAACGTGCAGAAGCTATTGGTGGTGTACTAATTGCTTTGTTTGCTGCCCTAATGGCCATATCACAAATGGTGAACGGTGAGCTAGAGGAAGAAATGATGATCGCCCATAACAATGTAGTTAGCTATTCTAGCTGGTATCAATCTAAAAGCATCAAAGAAAGTTTAAAAGAAAGTGAGCTAGATTATTTGCATGCCCTAATTGAAAGTGGCATTGTTTCTGGTGACAAAACCGACTTAATTGAACAAAAAATTTCTGAAGTCGAAAAAAAAATAGAAAAGTATGACGCTGAAAAAACTGAGATTCTTTTAGGTTCATCACAAGTAGGAAAAGAAAATTGGGTACAGGACATTGAAGGTGAAATGGGTAAAATAACCGGAGTAAAAGAATGGGAACAATTGACCCAAACCTATGACTACGCTACCAAGAAATTTGATTATGCCCTTCTATTCTTTCAAATATGTATAGTACTTGGCGCCGTATGTATCATCATTTATGATAGCCCCGCACTGCAAAAAGGGTTAATTGTACTTATGATCATCTTCGGTATAATTGGCACTTTTCTTTCCATTTATGGGTATACTTTGGCTCCATAA
- a CDS encoding DUF2147 domain-containing protein: MIDKTVQLSIFFTLFISMSISAQSVFGTWKTIDDRTGKPKGLIEIYEKDGLMYGKVVDILEEGKENKVCDKCDGDLKDKPVKGMEIITGGEKNNDGEWKGKRLFDPEQAMTFRFKIWLNPDNPDELKVRGYLAFIYRTQTWLRVQG, translated from the coding sequence ATGATAGACAAAACCGTACAATTAAGCATTTTCTTTACATTATTTATTTCTATGAGTATTTCTGCACAATCTGTATTTGGAACGTGGAAAACCATAGATGATCGTACGGGTAAACCAAAAGGCCTTATTGAAATCTATGAAAAAGATGGATTAATGTATGGTAAGGTGGTTGATATTCTAGAAGAGGGAAAAGAAAATAAGGTTTGTGATAAATGTGATGGGGATTTAAAGGATAAGCCCGTAAAAGGAATGGAGATTATTACTGGTGGCGAAAAAAATAATGATGGTGAATGGAAGGGAAAAAGATTGTTTGATCCAGAACAAGCAATGACCTTTCGTTTTAAAATATGGTTGAACCCAGATAATCCAGATGAATTAAAGGTTAGGGGGTATTTGGCTTTTATCTATAGAACCCAAACATGGTTACGGGTGCAAGGATAG
- a CDS encoding type IV pili methyl-accepting chemotaxis transducer N-terminal domain-containing protein, with protein MFKKILSKLKSGKNFNNYYLLVFTVIILTILIQSIIQYSLSRQRQDSLRINEAGRQRMLSQSIMKHVYECKYGTCDFSKLRLAMNKLANANIALQIGNEATGIPELNNEEIQKNFDLLQPHLNYIIETLDDFNQLQTVDMEKLSAETDKFLVLMDTIVGQFQKASEEDIKTLMIIELELAVFSLIILIIEIFFFINPSIKKMAIQNQKLKEINWHQTHAFQSHMKNIKNYNHVLKIEKNTAHKEELISYLMEELTDLEGVSDNMVKSLEKQA; from the coding sequence ATGTTTAAAAAGATTTTATCGAAACTAAAATCTGGTAAAAATTTTAATAATTATTATCTACTGGTCTTTACGGTGATAATATTAACAATATTAATACAGTCAATTATTCAATATTCTTTGTCAAGACAACGTCAAGACTCTCTTAGGATCAATGAGGCGGGTAGGCAAAGAATGTTATCGCAATCAATAATGAAACATGTTTACGAATGTAAATATGGCACATGTGATTTTAGTAAGTTGCGTTTAGCAATGAATAAATTGGCCAATGCAAATATTGCTTTGCAAATTGGGAATGAGGCTACAGGCATTCCTGAATTGAACAATGAGGAAATTCAGAAAAATTTTGATCTTCTGCAGCCGCATTTAAACTATATCATTGAAACTTTAGACGATTTCAATCAACTGCAGACTGTAGATATGGAAAAACTGTCTGCTGAAACGGATAAGTTTTTGGTTTTGATGGATACCATTGTTGGTCAATTTCAGAAAGCATCCGAAGAAGATATAAAGACGTTGATGATCATTGAATTGGAGTTGGCGGTTTTTTCTTTGATCATATTAATTATTGAAATATTTTTCTTTATCAATCCGTCCATAAAGAAAATGGCTATTCAAAATCAGAAGTTAAAAGAAATTAATTGGCACCAAACACATGCCTTTCAATCGCACATGAAGAATATCAAAAATTACAACCATGTGCTAAAAATTGAAAAGAATACGGCGCATAAAGAAGAGCTAATTTCATATTTAATGGAAGAGCTTACGGATTTAGAGGGAGTTTCAGATAATATGGTGAAATCCCTTGAAAAACAAGCTTGA
- a CDS encoding methyltransferase family protein: protein MELKVPPVIVFLCFGSIMYLLDLVLPIGYFDFFGRLMLAKFLVGIGMVIALLALIQFKLAKTTVDPTKPDKAQSLVVSGVFKFSRNPMYLALLLILLALGIFLGNAFNTLVAAGFVAYMNRFQIIPEEQILLNKFGRSFKDYCILTRRWF from the coding sequence ATGGAATTAAAAGTGCCGCCGGTAATTGTGTTTTTATGTTTTGGTTCAATAATGTATTTGTTGGATTTAGTATTGCCTATTGGCTATTTTGATTTCTTTGGTAGACTAATGTTGGCTAAGTTTTTAGTGGGTATAGGTATGGTAATTGCCCTTTTGGCACTGATACAATTTAAATTGGCAAAAACCACGGTAGACCCAACAAAACCTGATAAGGCACAAAGTTTGGTAGTTAGCGGAGTATTTAAATTTTCTAGAAACCCAATGTATTTGGCCTTGTTACTGATTTTATTGGCATTGGGTATATTTTTGGGCAATGCTTTTAATACGTTGGTTGCTGCTGGTTTTGTAGCATATATGAATCGTTTTCAAATTATTCCCGAAGAGCAAATTCTCTTGAACAAATTTGGGCGTTCCTTCAAAGATTATTGTATCTTAACAAGGCGTTGGTTTTGA
- a CDS encoding YihY/virulence factor BrkB family protein, with the protein MSLEVEEKLEKIPVVNWVVRFLKQIRLPGFEGLSIYDLLEMYVLGVLKGTLSTRASAIAFSLFMALFPLIIFMVTLVPFLVSYISIEHGDFDVQFQLFLESFLPSATGDYFGEVFTQIKDQKRGGLLSSAFLLSIFLIANGVNSIFGGFETSYHIELTRHFFRQYLYALMVGLILAILIIVGFVAFIYFEFYVLGYLSEFAAKQGGYILGEDEVIGVQIAKVLFFIILSYFTTAILYYFGTREGKQAKFFSVGALMTTILFLITSYLFGIYVEKFARYNELYGALGGLLILMVYIWLNSNILLLGFELNASLNTLRKITKKE; encoded by the coding sequence ATGTCTTTAGAGGTCGAAGAGAAACTGGAAAAAATACCTGTTGTAAATTGGGTGGTCAGATTTTTAAAACAAATCAGGTTACCAGGATTTGAAGGGCTTTCTATTTACGACCTTTTAGAAATGTATGTTTTGGGGGTTTTAAAAGGTACACTGTCTACAAGAGCCAGTGCAATTGCCTTTAGTTTATTTATGGCATTGTTTCCATTGATCATATTTATGGTAACATTGGTGCCGTTTTTAGTGTCGTACATTAGTATTGAGCATGGTGATTTCGATGTTCAGTTTCAATTGTTCTTAGAGTCGTTTTTACCAAGTGCAACAGGTGATTATTTTGGAGAAGTGTTTACTCAGATTAAAGATCAAAAGCGTGGAGGTCTATTGTCTTCGGCATTTTTGTTATCCATTTTTTTAATAGCAAATGGGGTGAATTCTATTTTTGGAGGATTTGAAACTTCATATCATATAGAACTTACGCGCCATTTTTTTAGACAATATCTATATGCTTTAATGGTAGGGTTAATATTGGCTATCCTAATTATTGTAGGTTTTGTAGCTTTCATTTATTTTGAATTCTACGTGCTTGGCTACCTATCTGAGTTTGCGGCAAAGCAAGGAGGCTATATTTTAGGCGAAGACGAGGTAATAGGGGTGCAGATCGCCAAAGTACTTTTCTTTATCATTCTATCATATTTTACAACGGCTATTCTGTATTATTTTGGAACCAGAGAGGGTAAGCAGGCAAAATTTTTCTCTGTAGGGGCATTAATGACCACTATATTATTTTTAATTACATCATATCTCTTTGGTATTTATGTTGAAAAATTCGCTAGATACAATGAACTGTATGGGGCATTAGGAGGATTATTGATTTTAATGGTATACATCTGGTTAAATTCTAATATATTGCTACTTGGGTTTGAGTTGAATGCATCACTCAATACATTACGTAAAATCACAAAAAAAGAATGA
- a CDS encoding SatD family protein, which yields MIAIITGDIINSENHPSSEWIGMLKNYFNQFGESPMNWEIYRGDEFQLKVTEKNALFTAIRIKSMLKTIKGLDVRMGIGIGLETYIGTGVTESNGPAYQRSGRNFETLKESKVNLSIATGDAKNDRTLNLMLRLALDFMDDWSVVSAEIVTLVLDNPHSSQKEVAQMLGIKQSAVSQRLKRARLDLVLEVLAYYKELITTE from the coding sequence ATGATAGCTATAATTACTGGCGATATAATTAATTCTGAAAATCATCCTAGTTCTGAATGGATTGGTATGTTGAAGAATTATTTCAACCAATTTGGTGAATCGCCAATGAATTGGGAGATTTATCGCGGAGACGAATTTCAGCTAAAGGTCACTGAAAAGAATGCTTTATTTACGGCAATACGTATTAAATCTATGCTTAAAACCATAAAAGGTTTAGATGTAAGAATGGGTATAGGTATTGGCCTAGAAACATATATTGGTACAGGAGTAACGGAATCTAACGGTCCGGCATACCAAAGATCGGGAAGAAATTTTGAAACACTTAAAGAAAGTAAGGTAAACCTAAGCATAGCTACCGGTGATGCTAAAAATGATAGAACGTTAAATTTAATGTTGCGCTTGGCTTTGGACTTTATGGATGATTGGAGTGTGGTTTCCGCAGAAATTGTCACCTTAGTGCTCGATAATCCGCATTCTTCGCAAAAAGAGGTGGCACAAATGTTAGGTATAAAACAATCGGCAGTAAGTCAAAGGCTAAAAAGGGCAAGGTTAGACTTGGTTTTAGAAGTCTTGGCATATTATAAAGAATTAATTACCACTGAATAA
- the serA gene encoding phosphoglycerate dehydrogenase, with the protein MVEVSRKYVFDFDSTLTRVEALDVLAEMTLEGRSNKEEVIQEIQKITNLGIDGDISFTESLERRIKLLHAKKEDLDGLVENLRNKISKSIAANKEFFEKYADDIYVISCGFKEFIDPIVKEYNIPSERVYANTFKFDEEGNIIGFDEKNVLSQHNGKIDCLKQMNLDGEVQVIGDGYSDYVMREAGIADKFFAYTENVHREKAANNADYVTPSLDEFLFVNKLPRNISYPKNRIKVLLLENVHTAAFDNLSEDGFSVELIKHSLPEEELIEKIKGVHVLGIRSKTQVTKAVLDAADKLLVVGAFCIGTTQIDLETAKKKGVVAFNAPYSNTRSVVELAIGEIIMLMRSVFDRSREIHEGQWQKTAAGSREVRGKNLGIVGYGNIGKQLSVLAEAMGMRVYYYDVDDKLALGNAVKCNSLEDLLSVSDVVTLHIDDNKANKNFIGERELNQMKKGAMLINLSRGFVVDIDALAESLKSGQVGGAAIDVYPDEPRSNGDFKTKLQGFPNVILTPHVGGSTEEAQRDIADFVPNKIMDYINSGNTVDAVNFPNIRLPKQNKSHRFLHIHKNVPGIMAKINKVLAQYELNINSQYLSTDNEVGYVITDLDKEYNKEVIKELKKVENTIKFRVLY; encoded by the coding sequence ATGGTAGAAGTAAGTAGAAAATATGTTTTTGATTTCGATAGTACATTAACAAGGGTAGAGGCTCTAGATGTACTTGCAGAAATGACTTTAGAGGGAAGATCCAATAAAGAGGAGGTTATTCAAGAAATTCAGAAAATCACCAATTTAGGTATAGATGGTGATATTTCATTTACTGAGTCTTTAGAGCGTCGTATTAAGTTGTTACATGCCAAAAAGGAAGACTTAGATGGTTTGGTAGAAAACCTAAGAAATAAAATTTCTAAATCTATTGCGGCCAATAAGGAGTTTTTTGAAAAATATGCAGATGATATTTATGTAATATCTTGTGGTTTTAAAGAGTTTATAGACCCTATTGTAAAAGAATATAATATACCTTCTGAGCGTGTTTATGCAAATACGTTTAAATTTGATGAAGAAGGTAATATCATCGGTTTTGATGAAAAAAATGTACTGTCTCAGCATAATGGTAAAATTGATTGCCTAAAGCAGATGAATTTGGACGGAGAAGTTCAGGTTATTGGAGATGGTTATAGTGATTATGTAATGCGCGAAGCGGGTATAGCAGATAAGTTTTTTGCTTATACCGAAAATGTGCATAGAGAAAAAGCCGCTAACAATGCGGATTATGTTACACCAAGTTTAGATGAATTTTTATTTGTGAACAAGTTGCCAAGAAATATCTCGTACCCAAAGAATAGGATTAAGGTCCTTTTATTAGAAAATGTGCACACAGCTGCATTTGATAATTTGTCAGAAGACGGTTTCTCCGTTGAGCTGATCAAGCATAGCTTGCCAGAAGAAGAGCTGATAGAAAAGATAAAGGGCGTTCACGTGCTTGGTATCCGTTCTAAGACCCAAGTAACAAAAGCTGTTTTAGACGCAGCCGATAAGTTATTGGTGGTTGGTGCTTTTTGTATCGGTACTACGCAAATAGATCTTGAAACTGCCAAGAAAAAAGGTGTTGTTGCATTTAATGCGCCTTATAGCAATACTAGATCTGTAGTAGAATTGGCTATAGGTGAAATTATCATGTTGATGAGAAGTGTTTTTGACCGTAGCAGGGAAATACATGAAGGTCAATGGCAGAAGACGGCTGCTGGTTCTCGCGAGGTTCGTGGTAAGAACTTAGGTATTGTAGGTTACGGTAACATTGGTAAGCAATTATCTGTATTGGCCGAGGCAATGGGAATGCGCGTTTATTACTATGATGTAGATGATAAGTTGGCTCTAGGTAATGCGGTTAAGTGTAATTCATTAGAGGATTTATTAAGTGTTTCTGATGTTGTTACTTTGCATATAGACGACAATAAGGCAAACAAGAACTTCATTGGTGAGCGTGAATTGAACCAAATGAAAAAAGGAGCCATGCTAATCAACCTTTCCCGTGGGTTTGTTGTTGATATTGATGCGTTGGCAGAAAGCTTAAAATCTGGTCAAGTAGGTGGTGCGGCTATAGATGTTTATCCAGACGAGCCAAGAAGTAACGGAGACTTTAAGACCAAATTACAAGGTTTTCCCAATGTAATTCTTACTCCTCATGTAGGTGGTAGTACAGAAGAAGCCCAAAGGGATATTGCGGATTTTGTACCTAATAAGATTATGGATTACATTAATTCTGGTAATACTGTAGATGCAGTAAACTTCCCTAATATTCGTTTGCCAAAGCAAAACAAATCGCACAGATTCTTGCATATTCATAAAAATGTGCCGGGTATCATGGCGAAGATTAATAAGGTTTTGGCGCAGTACGAACTGAATATCAATAGTCAATACCTTTCTACGGATAATGAGGTAGGTTACGTAATTACCGATCTGGACAAGGAGTATAATAAAGAAGTGATCAAAGAATTAAAGAAAGTAGAGAACACTATTAAATTTAGGGTGTTGTACTAG
- the rlmH gene encoding 23S rRNA (pseudouridine(1915)-N(3))-methyltransferase RlmH produces MTIKLLAIGKTDSGQLQELIEVYEKRLQHYVNFEIDIIPDLKKTKNLSEDQQKEKEGELILKKLAPTDVLVLFDEKGKQFSSVEFSQYLQKKMNSGIKQLVFLIGGPYGFSNAVYAKASGKISLSKMTFSHQMVRLFITEQVYRAFTILKNEPYHHR; encoded by the coding sequence ATGACTATAAAACTTTTAGCCATTGGCAAGACCGACAGCGGTCAATTACAAGAGCTTATTGAAGTATATGAAAAACGATTACAGCATTATGTAAACTTTGAAATAGACATTATACCCGATCTTAAGAAAACCAAAAACTTGTCTGAAGACCAACAAAAAGAAAAAGAAGGTGAGCTTATTCTGAAAAAATTAGCACCTACCGATGTTCTTGTTCTTTTTGATGAAAAAGGAAAACAATTCAGTTCTGTTGAATTTTCTCAATATCTACAGAAAAAAATGAACTCTGGTATAAAACAGTTGGTCTTTTTAATTGGAGGGCCATATGGATTTAGCAATGCTGTGTACGCCAAGGCATCTGGTAAAATTAGTCTATCAAAAATGACCTTTTCTCACCAAATGGTTCGCCTGTTCATTACCGAGCAGGTGTATAGGGCGTTTACCATTCTAAAAAATGAGCCATATCATCACAGATAA
- the nadC gene encoding carboxylating nicotinate-nucleotide diphosphorylase, which yields MISEDQFKEEIKLIIANAIREDVGDGDHSSLACIPDSATGKAKLLVKDEGIIAGVDFAELVFYFVDPNLKIEVLIKDGSPVKHGDIVFYVEGSSQSILKAERLVLNAMQRMSAIATKTNMFVNLLKGTGTKILDTRKTTPGIRALEKWAVKIGGGENHRFALYDMIMLKDNHIDFAGGITKAIEKTKNYLKETGRDLKIIVEARDLGEIKEILQSEGVYRILIDNFNYEDTRKAVQLIGDTCLTESSGGINEKTIREYAECGVDFISSGALTHSVYNLDLSLKAV from the coding sequence ATGATTTCAGAAGACCAGTTTAAAGAAGAGATAAAATTAATCATAGCAAATGCCATTCGTGAAGATGTTGGTGATGGCGACCACAGTTCACTGGCGTGTATACCGGATAGTGCAACTGGCAAAGCAAAATTGCTGGTTAAAGATGAAGGTATAATTGCTGGAGTAGATTTTGCTGAACTTGTTTTTTATTTTGTAGATCCCAATTTAAAGATAGAAGTATTGATCAAAGATGGTTCTCCAGTAAAACATGGTGATATTGTTTTTTATGTAGAAGGAAGCTCGCAAAGCATTTTAAAGGCTGAGCGCCTTGTACTTAATGCCATGCAAAGAATGAGCGCTATTGCTACCAAAACCAATATGTTCGTCAATTTATTAAAGGGTACGGGCACAAAAATTCTTGATACCAGAAAAACAACACCGGGTATACGGGCTTTAGAAAAATGGGCAGTGAAAATAGGTGGTGGTGAAAATCATAGGTTTGCTTTATATGATATGATCATGTTGAAAGATAATCATATTGATTTTGCTGGTGGCATTACAAAGGCAATAGAAAAAACTAAAAATTACTTAAAAGAAACGGGTCGCGATTTAAAAATTATTGTTGAGGCGAGAGATTTAGGGGAAATTAAAGAGATTCTACAGTCAGAAGGTGTATATCGTATTTTGATAGATAATTTTAATTATGAAGATACCCGTAAAGCGGTCCAATTGATTGGTGATACTTGTTTGACCGAGTCCTCTGGAGGTATTAATGAAAAGACCATACGTGAATATGCGGAATGTGGTGTAGATTTTATTTCGTCAGGAGCGTTAACACATTCCGTTTATAACTTAGATTTGAGCTTAAAAGCCGTGTAG
- a CDS encoding alpha/beta fold hydrolase, whose product MFKKHLISCLLVIAFVQKTTAQVNTFESFDGVKIAYTDEGYGEPILLLHGFLNSRKSWDNTVLKQQLINTGYRVIIPDLRGNGDSDKPKDEGAYGNGAEIKDLVLLMNRLKVEKYKAVGYSRGSIVLAKLLTEDDRIEKAVLGGMGIDFTNPEWDRKIMFANAFKGEVNQLTKGAVDYAKSINADFRSLYLQQKYQPVTSVKELNELVIEILVISGTDDLDNGSAEDLKNSFVKGKLEKVPGDHNGTYKTEAFSNSIIRFLE is encoded by the coding sequence ATGTTTAAAAAGCATTTAATAAGCTGTCTTCTTGTCATTGCGTTTGTGCAAAAAACAACGGCTCAAGTAAACACATTTGAATCTTTTGATGGAGTTAAAATTGCCTATACGGATGAAGGTTACGGTGAACCGATATTGCTGCTACATGGATTTTTAAATTCTAGAAAATCTTGGGATAACACTGTGCTTAAACAACAATTGATCAATACGGGGTACAGGGTGATCATTCCAGATTTAAGAGGTAACGGAGATTCTGATAAACCTAAAGATGAAGGGGCATATGGGAATGGAGCAGAGATTAAGGATTTGGTGTTATTAATGAATCGCCTAAAAGTTGAAAAATACAAGGCGGTAGGCTATTCAAGAGGAAGTATTGTTTTAGCGAAACTATTAACAGAGGATGATCGTATTGAAAAAGCGGTTTTAGGTGGCATGGGCATAGATTTTACAAATCCTGAATGGGATAGAAAAATAATGTTCGCTAACGCTTTCAAGGGTGAAGTGAACCAACTCACCAAAGGCGCGGTAGATTATGCAAAGTCCATAAATGCTGATTTTCGTTCACTCTATTTACAACAAAAATATCAACCTGTAACTTCTGTAAAAGAGCTAAATGAATTGGTCATCGAAATTTTGGTGATATCCGGCACGGACGATTTGGATAACGGAAGTGCAGAAGACTTAAAAAATAGCTTTGTTAAAGGTAAATTGGAGAAAGTCCCCGGTGATCATAATGGCACATATAAGACTGAAGCGTTTTCAAATTCCATAATTCGGTTTTTGGAATAA
- a CDS encoding non-canonical purine NTP diphosphatase — protein sequence MKLVFATHNPNKLKEVQQMVPDHIELINLETIGCTTNIPETANTLEGNAKIKADFVTNTYQLSCFADDTGLLVETLNSEPGVYSARYAGEQNDADANMNKLLDNLKNEQNRTAHFKTVIALNLNGKTHIFEGKIEGVITENKRGHNGFGYDPIFQPNGYDKTFAELPLSIKNNISHRAKAFKKLIDYLNTTHVTG from the coding sequence ATGAAGCTTGTTTTTGCCACCCACAACCCTAACAAATTAAAAGAAGTTCAACAAATGGTGCCCGATCATATTGAACTCATTAATTTAGAAACCATAGGTTGTACGACCAACATACCAGAAACCGCCAATACATTAGAAGGTAATGCAAAAATCAAAGCAGACTTTGTAACCAATACGTACCAATTATCTTGTTTTGCAGATGATACGGGACTACTTGTAGAGACCCTTAACAGTGAACCAGGTGTTTATTCCGCTCGCTATGCCGGCGAACAAAATGATGCTGATGCCAACATGAACAAATTACTAGATAATTTGAAAAATGAACAAAACCGTACCGCCCATTTCAAGACGGTAATAGCTTTAAACCTAAATGGTAAAACCCATATATTTGAAGGCAAAATAGAAGGTGTAATTACAGAAAACAAACGAGGTCATAACGGTTTTGGCTATGACCCCATTTTTCAACCCAATGGATATGATAAAACCTTTGCAGAATTGCCATTATCCATTAAGAACAACATAAGCCATAGAGCAAAGGCATTTAAAAAATTGATAGATTATTTAAACACTACACATGTTACAGGGTAA
- a CDS encoding DUF3307 domain-containing protein has translation MLIFIKLLLAHLVGDFILQPTRWVLHKQSNKITSKFLYLHVLLHFVLYMLVLWNLSLWKIAATVAVLHFMIDLLKLYANDMFKNKSIPFFIDQALHLIVLYCCAFYADLYAHTLALFENLDWYLITAIVFVTFPASIIMGKILEGMSNQIETDHKSLPNAGKYIGIIERLFVLIFIVIGRWEVIGLLIAAKSVFRFNDLKERNNRKLTEYILIGTLVSFGLAILAGLLYVS, from the coding sequence ATGTTGATTTTTATTAAACTACTACTGGCCCACTTGGTCGGAGACTTTATTTTACAGCCTACACGATGGGTACTCCACAAACAATCCAATAAAATAACATCTAAGTTTTTGTATTTGCATGTGCTTTTACATTTTGTATTGTATATGCTGGTGTTGTGGAATTTGTCACTTTGGAAAATAGCGGCTACGGTAGCGGTACTACATTTTATGATCGACTTGTTGAAGTTATATGCCAATGACATGTTCAAGAATAAAAGTATTCCATTTTTTATAGACCAGGCATTACATCTTATAGTGCTTTACTGTTGTGCTTTTTATGCCGATCTGTATGCGCATACCTTGGCTCTTTTTGAAAATTTAGATTGGTATTTAATTACGGCAATAGTATTTGTGACATTTCCGGCTTCAATAATAATGGGAAAGATTTTAGAAGGCATGTCCAACCAAATTGAAACTGATCATAAATCTTTACCAAATGCCGGTAAGTATATTGGAATTATTGAAAGACTGTTTGTGTTGATATTTATAGTAATTGGTAGGTGGGAAGTTATAGGCTTATTAATAGCCGCTAAATCTGTTTTTAGGTTTAATGATTTAAAAGAACGAAACAATAGAAAGCTAACGGAATATATTTTAATAGGGACATTAGTAAGTTTTGGTCTAGCAATTTTAGCTGGCTTACTATACGTTTCTTAA